One genomic window of Nicotiana sylvestris chromosome 10, ASM39365v2, whole genome shotgun sequence includes the following:
- the LOC104238327 gene encoding uncharacterized protein: MKNQPSIRPLGQRSIASTFLFRSSNQSTGCEKKVESKITNQKGSSISLSDFLSKKLHKSPVLPGVVPGNKKISVPVSSKDTSKSVNGQINREKDGETGIPCALDAIFEQYKNTMKGNQDVSTPNNCGEVLVCSADDVRTSRKRGLIEGSSGNQSARKVLAVLGEGSAEKRSRRKVRMPDNIEKPSTLFNHYANGGGWWDCNMEGVDNEEVGCNEVWEGMGSTTLGGLEWH; encoded by the exons ATGAAAAATCAACCTTCAATACGACCATTAGGGCAGCGTTCAATTGCTTCAACTTTCCTCTTTCGTTCTTCAAATCA GTCTACTGGTTGCGAGAAGAAAGTGGAAAGCAAAATTACCAATCAAAAGGGTTCAAGCATCTCTTTATCTGACTTCCTCAGCAAAAAATTGCACAAAAGTCCTGTTTTGCCCGGAGTAGTTCCA GGAAATAAGAAAATCTCAGTGCCAGTAAGTAGTAAAGACACAAGTAAGTCTGTTAATGGACAGATCAACCGTGAGAAAGATGGAGAGACAGGAATTCCGTGTGCTCTTGATGCTATTTTTGAACAATATAAGAACACCATGAAAGGGAACCAAGATGTTTCTACTCCTAATAATTGTGGTGAGGTTTTAGTTTGTAGCGCAGATGATGTCAGAACATCAAGAAAAAGAGGTCTTATTGAAG GTAGCAGCGGAAACCAATCTGCTCGAAAAGTTTTGGCAGTTCTTGGAGAAGGTTCAGCAGAAAAGCGTAGTAGACGAAAAGTGAGGATGCCCGACAACATTGAGAAACCTAGTACCCTCTTCAATCATT ATGCAAATGGAGGTGGCTGGTGGGACTGCAACATGGAAGGTGTTGATAATGAAGAAGTGGGGTGTAATGAAGTATGGGAAGGAATGGGTTCTACAACTTTAGGGGGATTGGAATGGCACTGA